Proteins found in one Salvia splendens isolate huo1 chromosome 10, SspV2, whole genome shotgun sequence genomic segment:
- the LOC121750157 gene encoding protein MAIN-LIKE 2-like isoform X1 → MGRVELLGECGWLLWDFRICCNTHIKQQDVPTYSNVMDYYATNPGPIDDSILKDQDKHVSAAVWEGQERGALRCHEHTSKLDRWLLTETQNELVKRAGFGYLRLIPAISLDNPLISALVERWRKETNTFHMTVGEMTITLEDVAYLLGLRIDGEPVIGVTYTTCDSVCIKYLGKAPDSGYTSGGMVKLSWLKEAFSVCPENASIEDVERHTRAYLLYLVGSTIFSTTTGNKVPVMYLPLFENFDEAGKYAWGAAALSFLYRALGNASLRSQSTISGCLTLLQCWSYYHLNVGRPKLHHDPIHECFPFVLRWKGKQSGPTSNRDVVVYRKALDSLKATDVDWCPYANISHTIIPESILNQLILGRSKTMLICFDKAERHLPDRCLRQFGLHQMVPEEVQHWERKTRGVDGGVDLSGKMEAEINEWENRRFHIVEAEEDLDEGQYVNWYSRITRRLVGRPIPISSEFQRMNAALRDIAHVADTLSTHGMDDLQIQSVTRIRYIAHEYLRDHAGTSTVSLDNSESEAVKKIRGKERVRRRGTSKRRRKDDPEELYASAMHIQVYNVPNEVNHEQHLCLQRNPGHALSPNQRIGGVMENNGTNEADQHEVEEVDEDHLSHGSEENPCESLANVGAVEQPSLGTSEDVTHQNDFSVTA, encoded by the exons ATGGGCCGAGTCGAGTTATTAGGGGAGTGTGGGTGGCTATTGTGGGATTTCAGGATATGTTGTAACACACACATTAAGCAACAAG ATGTACCTACTTATAGCAACGTGATGGATTATTATGCAACCAACCCTGGACCAATTGATGATTCCATTTTAAAAGATCAAGATAAACATGTTTCAGCTGCAGTTTGGGAGGGACAG GAGAGAGGTGCACTTCGATGCCATGAGCATACTTCGAAGCTTGATCGTTGGCTACTTACTGAGACTCAAAATGAATTAGTTAAGAGGGCTGGATTTGGCTATTTGAGATTAATCCCCGCAATTAGTCTTGATAATCCACTCATATCTGCTCTAGTGGAGAGATGGAGGAAAGAAACTAATACATTTCATATGACTGTCGGTGAAATGACCATAACACTCGAAGATGTTGCTTACTTGCTTGGACTTCGAATCGATGGTGAACCTGTAATAGGTGTAACGTACACCACCTGTGATTCAGTATGTATCAAATATCTGGGTAAAGCACCAGATTCAGGGTACACGAGTGGTGGGATGGTGAAGCTTAGCTGGCTGAAAGAAGCTTTCTCCGTATGTCCAGAAAATGCTTCCATTGAAGACGTCGAGCGCCACACTCGTGCCTACCTTCTATACCTTGTTGGTAGCACAATTTTTTCAACCACGACCGGTAATAAAGTACCCGTTATGTATCTCCCGTTATTCGAGAATTTTGATGAAGCTGGGAAGTATGCATGGGGTGCAGCAGCGTTGTCCTTCTTATACAGGGCACTCGGTAATGCCTCCCTTAGATCGCAAAGCACTATTAGTGGCTGTTTGACGCTGCTACAG TGCTGGAGTTACTACCATCTGAATGTTGGTCGGCCTAAACTTCATCACGATCCTATCCATGAATGTTTTCCTTTTGTACTTAGGTGGAAAGGGAAACAGAGCGGTCCAACCTCCAATCGTGACGTGGTCGTCTACCGTAAAGCTTTGGATTCTCTAAAAGCTACCGAT GTAGATTGGTGTCCGTATGCAAATATCAGCCATACAATTATACCCGAGAGCATCTTAAACCAACTCATTCTCGGAAGATCCAAGACAATGTTGATTTGCTTCGACAAGGCAGAAAGACACCTTCCAGACCGTTGCCTAAGGCAGTTTGGCTTACATCAAATGGTCCCGGAAGAAGTGCAGCATTGGGAAAGGAAGACCCGTGGTGTTGATGGCGGGGTAGATCTGTCTGGTAAAATGGAGGCAGAGATAAATGAATGGGAAAATCGTCGTTTCCATATTGTGGAGGCTGAGGAAGACCTCGATGAGGGCCAATACGTGAACTGGTACTCTAGAATCACGCGGAGGCTGGTAGGAAGGCCTATACCTATCTCATCAGAGTTTCAGCGAATG AATGCTGCACTGAGGGACATTGCACATGTAGCAGATACCCTCTCGACACACGGAATGGACGACCTACAAATACAGTCTGTTACGAGAATCAGGTACATCGCACACGAATACCTGAGGGATCATGCTGGAACGTCAACCGTATCCTTGGACAACTCAgagagtgaggctgtcaagaaGATCAGAGGAAAGGAAAGGGTAAGAAGAAGGGGTACAAGTAAACGCAGACGAAAAGATGATCCTGAGGAATTGTATGCGTCAGCCATGCATATCCAAGTATATAACGTGCCCAATGAGGTTAATCATGAACAACATCTGTGCCTCCAACGGAATCCTGGTCACGCCTTATCACCCAATCAGAGAATAGGTGGGGTGATGGAAAACAACGGCACTAATGAAGCTGACCAGCACGAAGTAGAAGAAGTTGATGAAGACCACCTTTCTCATGGATCGGAGGAAAATCCATGCGAGTCCCTTGCTAATGTTGGTGCTGTAGAGCAGCCCTCGCTGGGAACTAGTGAGGACGTGACCCACCAGAATGATTTCAGTGTCACAGCGTAG
- the LOC121750157 gene encoding protein MAIN-LIKE 2-like isoform X2, with amino-acid sequence MKSEDYYSTPNVPTYSNVMDYYATNPGPIDDSILKDQDKHVSAAVWEGQERGALRCHEHTSKLDRWLLTETQNELVKRAGFGYLRLIPAISLDNPLISALVERWRKETNTFHMTVGEMTITLEDVAYLLGLRIDGEPVIGVTYTTCDSVCIKYLGKAPDSGYTSGGMVKLSWLKEAFSVCPENASIEDVERHTRAYLLYLVGSTIFSTTTGNKVPVMYLPLFENFDEAGKYAWGAAALSFLYRALGNASLRSQSTISGCLTLLQCWSYYHLNVGRPKLHHDPIHECFPFVLRWKGKQSGPTSNRDVVVYRKALDSLKATDVDWCPYANISHTIIPESILNQLILGRSKTMLICFDKAERHLPDRCLRQFGLHQMVPEEVQHWERKTRGVDGGVDLSGKMEAEINEWENRRFHIVEAEEDLDEGQYVNWYSRITRRLVGRPIPISSEFQRMNAALRDIAHVADTLSTHGMDDLQIQSVTRIRYIAHEYLRDHAGTSTVSLDNSESEAVKKIRGKERVRRRGTSKRRRKDDPEELYASAMHIQVYNVPNEVNHEQHLCLQRNPGHALSPNQRIGGVMENNGTNEADQHEVEEVDEDHLSHGSEENPCESLANVGAVEQPSLGTSEDVTHQNDFSVTA; translated from the exons ATGAAGTCTGAAGATTATTATTCTACCCCCA ATGTACCTACTTATAGCAACGTGATGGATTATTATGCAACCAACCCTGGACCAATTGATGATTCCATTTTAAAAGATCAAGATAAACATGTTTCAGCTGCAGTTTGGGAGGGACAG GAGAGAGGTGCACTTCGATGCCATGAGCATACTTCGAAGCTTGATCGTTGGCTACTTACTGAGACTCAAAATGAATTAGTTAAGAGGGCTGGATTTGGCTATTTGAGATTAATCCCCGCAATTAGTCTTGATAATCCACTCATATCTGCTCTAGTGGAGAGATGGAGGAAAGAAACTAATACATTTCATATGACTGTCGGTGAAATGACCATAACACTCGAAGATGTTGCTTACTTGCTTGGACTTCGAATCGATGGTGAACCTGTAATAGGTGTAACGTACACCACCTGTGATTCAGTATGTATCAAATATCTGGGTAAAGCACCAGATTCAGGGTACACGAGTGGTGGGATGGTGAAGCTTAGCTGGCTGAAAGAAGCTTTCTCCGTATGTCCAGAAAATGCTTCCATTGAAGACGTCGAGCGCCACACTCGTGCCTACCTTCTATACCTTGTTGGTAGCACAATTTTTTCAACCACGACCGGTAATAAAGTACCCGTTATGTATCTCCCGTTATTCGAGAATTTTGATGAAGCTGGGAAGTATGCATGGGGTGCAGCAGCGTTGTCCTTCTTATACAGGGCACTCGGTAATGCCTCCCTTAGATCGCAAAGCACTATTAGTGGCTGTTTGACGCTGCTACAG TGCTGGAGTTACTACCATCTGAATGTTGGTCGGCCTAAACTTCATCACGATCCTATCCATGAATGTTTTCCTTTTGTACTTAGGTGGAAAGGGAAACAGAGCGGTCCAACCTCCAATCGTGACGTGGTCGTCTACCGTAAAGCTTTGGATTCTCTAAAAGCTACCGAT GTAGATTGGTGTCCGTATGCAAATATCAGCCATACAATTATACCCGAGAGCATCTTAAACCAACTCATTCTCGGAAGATCCAAGACAATGTTGATTTGCTTCGACAAGGCAGAAAGACACCTTCCAGACCGTTGCCTAAGGCAGTTTGGCTTACATCAAATGGTCCCGGAAGAAGTGCAGCATTGGGAAAGGAAGACCCGTGGTGTTGATGGCGGGGTAGATCTGTCTGGTAAAATGGAGGCAGAGATAAATGAATGGGAAAATCGTCGTTTCCATATTGTGGAGGCTGAGGAAGACCTCGATGAGGGCCAATACGTGAACTGGTACTCTAGAATCACGCGGAGGCTGGTAGGAAGGCCTATACCTATCTCATCAGAGTTTCAGCGAATG AATGCTGCACTGAGGGACATTGCACATGTAGCAGATACCCTCTCGACACACGGAATGGACGACCTACAAATACAGTCTGTTACGAGAATCAGGTACATCGCACACGAATACCTGAGGGATCATGCTGGAACGTCAACCGTATCCTTGGACAACTCAgagagtgaggctgtcaagaaGATCAGAGGAAAGGAAAGGGTAAGAAGAAGGGGTACAAGTAAACGCAGACGAAAAGATGATCCTGAGGAATTGTATGCGTCAGCCATGCATATCCAAGTATATAACGTGCCCAATGAGGTTAATCATGAACAACATCTGTGCCTCCAACGGAATCCTGGTCACGCCTTATCACCCAATCAGAGAATAGGTGGGGTGATGGAAAACAACGGCACTAATGAAGCTGACCAGCACGAAGTAGAAGAAGTTGATGAAGACCACCTTTCTCATGGATCGGAGGAAAATCCATGCGAGTCCCTTGCTAATGTTGGTGCTGTAGAGCAGCCCTCGCTGGGAACTAGTGAGGACGTGACCCACCAGAATGATTTCAGTGTCACAGCGTAG
- the LOC121750157 gene encoding protein MAIN-LIKE 2-like isoform X3: MDYYATNPGPIDDSILKDQDKHVSAAVWEGQERGALRCHEHTSKLDRWLLTETQNELVKRAGFGYLRLIPAISLDNPLISALVERWRKETNTFHMTVGEMTITLEDVAYLLGLRIDGEPVIGVTYTTCDSVCIKYLGKAPDSGYTSGGMVKLSWLKEAFSVCPENASIEDVERHTRAYLLYLVGSTIFSTTTGNKVPVMYLPLFENFDEAGKYAWGAAALSFLYRALGNASLRSQSTISGCLTLLQCWSYYHLNVGRPKLHHDPIHECFPFVLRWKGKQSGPTSNRDVVVYRKALDSLKATDVDWCPYANISHTIIPESILNQLILGRSKTMLICFDKAERHLPDRCLRQFGLHQMVPEEVQHWERKTRGVDGGVDLSGKMEAEINEWENRRFHIVEAEEDLDEGQYVNWYSRITRRLVGRPIPISSEFQRMNAALRDIAHVADTLSTHGMDDLQIQSVTRIRYIAHEYLRDHAGTSTVSLDNSESEAVKKIRGKERVRRRGTSKRRRKDDPEELYASAMHIQVYNVPNEVNHEQHLCLQRNPGHALSPNQRIGGVMENNGTNEADQHEVEEVDEDHLSHGSEENPCESLANVGAVEQPSLGTSEDVTHQNDFSVTA; this comes from the exons ATGGATTATTATGCAACCAACCCTGGACCAATTGATGATTCCATTTTAAAAGATCAAGATAAACATGTTTCAGCTGCAGTTTGGGAGGGACAG GAGAGAGGTGCACTTCGATGCCATGAGCATACTTCGAAGCTTGATCGTTGGCTACTTACTGAGACTCAAAATGAATTAGTTAAGAGGGCTGGATTTGGCTATTTGAGATTAATCCCCGCAATTAGTCTTGATAATCCACTCATATCTGCTCTAGTGGAGAGATGGAGGAAAGAAACTAATACATTTCATATGACTGTCGGTGAAATGACCATAACACTCGAAGATGTTGCTTACTTGCTTGGACTTCGAATCGATGGTGAACCTGTAATAGGTGTAACGTACACCACCTGTGATTCAGTATGTATCAAATATCTGGGTAAAGCACCAGATTCAGGGTACACGAGTGGTGGGATGGTGAAGCTTAGCTGGCTGAAAGAAGCTTTCTCCGTATGTCCAGAAAATGCTTCCATTGAAGACGTCGAGCGCCACACTCGTGCCTACCTTCTATACCTTGTTGGTAGCACAATTTTTTCAACCACGACCGGTAATAAAGTACCCGTTATGTATCTCCCGTTATTCGAGAATTTTGATGAAGCTGGGAAGTATGCATGGGGTGCAGCAGCGTTGTCCTTCTTATACAGGGCACTCGGTAATGCCTCCCTTAGATCGCAAAGCACTATTAGTGGCTGTTTGACGCTGCTACAG TGCTGGAGTTACTACCATCTGAATGTTGGTCGGCCTAAACTTCATCACGATCCTATCCATGAATGTTTTCCTTTTGTACTTAGGTGGAAAGGGAAACAGAGCGGTCCAACCTCCAATCGTGACGTGGTCGTCTACCGTAAAGCTTTGGATTCTCTAAAAGCTACCGAT GTAGATTGGTGTCCGTATGCAAATATCAGCCATACAATTATACCCGAGAGCATCTTAAACCAACTCATTCTCGGAAGATCCAAGACAATGTTGATTTGCTTCGACAAGGCAGAAAGACACCTTCCAGACCGTTGCCTAAGGCAGTTTGGCTTACATCAAATGGTCCCGGAAGAAGTGCAGCATTGGGAAAGGAAGACCCGTGGTGTTGATGGCGGGGTAGATCTGTCTGGTAAAATGGAGGCAGAGATAAATGAATGGGAAAATCGTCGTTTCCATATTGTGGAGGCTGAGGAAGACCTCGATGAGGGCCAATACGTGAACTGGTACTCTAGAATCACGCGGAGGCTGGTAGGAAGGCCTATACCTATCTCATCAGAGTTTCAGCGAATG AATGCTGCACTGAGGGACATTGCACATGTAGCAGATACCCTCTCGACACACGGAATGGACGACCTACAAATACAGTCTGTTACGAGAATCAGGTACATCGCACACGAATACCTGAGGGATCATGCTGGAACGTCAACCGTATCCTTGGACAACTCAgagagtgaggctgtcaagaaGATCAGAGGAAAGGAAAGGGTAAGAAGAAGGGGTACAAGTAAACGCAGACGAAAAGATGATCCTGAGGAATTGTATGCGTCAGCCATGCATATCCAAGTATATAACGTGCCCAATGAGGTTAATCATGAACAACATCTGTGCCTCCAACGGAATCCTGGTCACGCCTTATCACCCAATCAGAGAATAGGTGGGGTGATGGAAAACAACGGCACTAATGAAGCTGACCAGCACGAAGTAGAAGAAGTTGATGAAGACCACCTTTCTCATGGATCGGAGGAAAATCCATGCGAGTCCCTTGCTAATGTTGGTGCTGTAGAGCAGCCCTCGCTGGGAACTAGTGAGGACGTGACCCACCAGAATGATTTCAGTGTCACAGCGTAG